One region of Triticum aestivum cultivar Chinese Spring chromosome 6B, IWGSC CS RefSeq v2.1, whole genome shotgun sequence genomic DNA includes:
- the LOC123133670 gene encoding uncharacterized protein — MASPLPTHGHGPIPGDTQAFDIGDFYTSPPLDDEGTKEFMTCMMEVAQFGPWSDLPPELLGLVLKRLPSLADRVRLRAVCHPWRSNSILHTLPLPFPWLTLPDGTFLSISGNEVHRLPLPHGARWHGSIDKRLLLMSSDGVCSLLDPFSKMTLGLPNLVTIWQSEIDDRTEQTHVPVSYKLVEPSDMDSSEKFVVAALIPDKGYSPNLCIIQPPDTSYTFKGVRNWDRHILLDFGFFHGRLYVVSEFYKLFTIDFGENLCGGPNIKCVIDTIGDYLRSPAYFCQKGVRGLLLYLVECGNKLLMVQRFTHCSQSSQGFSNDYTGGFTVLEADLQTNPAQWRMVSDLGGHALFLGRQSSKAVPAGECSGSQEDCIYFICDYPCPKSSTNPLHDAGIYNMRNGMIMPLHSGSAAVPQRQAGQWGLTWFFPPKVV; from the exons ATGGCATCTCCCCTTCCCACCCATGGCCATGGTCCAATCCCCGGAGATACCCAAGCCTTTGATATTGGTGACTTCTACACCTCCCCGCCTCTCGACGACGAGGGCACTAAGGAATTTATG ACTTGCATGATGGAGGTTGCACAGTTTGGACCTTGGTCAGATCTTCCACCAGAACTCTTGGGCCTTGTCCTTAAGCGCCTCCCTTCTTTAGCCGACCGTGTTCGCCTGAGAGCAGTTTGTCACCCATGGCGCTCCAATAGTATATTGCACACCCTTCCCCTCCCATTCCCCTGGCTCACCCTCCCTGATGGAACCTTCCTCAGCATCTCAGGAAACGAGGTTCACCGCTTGCCTCTACCACATGGTGCTCGATGGCATGGCTCAATTGACAAGAGATTATTACTCATGAGCAGTGATGGAGTATGTTCATTGTTGGACCCTTTCTCAAAGATGACACTGGGTCTTCCTAACCTTGTCACCATTTGGCAGAGCGAAATAGATGATCGTACTGAACAGACTCATGTACCAGTTTCCTATAAGTTGGTGGAGCCCTCAGACATGGACTCATCAGAGAAGTTCGTTGTTGCTGCACTGATCCCTGACAAAGGTTATTCCCCCAATCTTTGTATCATCCAACCGCCTGATACATCTTACACATTCAAGGGTGTACGTAATTGGGACCGACATATATTACTGGACTTTGGATTCTTCCATGGAAGGTTATATGTGGTGTCTGAGTTTTACAAGCTTTTCACCATTGATTTTGGCGAGAACCTTTGTGGTGGTCCAAACATCAAATGCGTAATTGACACTATTGGCGATTATCTTCGATCACCTGCATACTTTTGTCAGAAGGGTGTGCGTGGATTATTGCTGTATTTAGTTGAATGTGGTAATAAACTACTGATGGTTCAACGGTTTACACACTGCTCACAGTCCTCACAGGGTTTCAGTAATGACTACACTGGTGGATTTACGGTCCTTGAGGCGGACTTGCAAACCAACCCTGCTCAGTGGAGAATGGTAAGTGATCTTGGTGGTCATGCACTCTTTCTTGGCAGGCAAAGCTCCAAGGCTGTGCCTGCAGGAGAATGCAGTGGATCCCAAGAGGATTGCATCTACTTCATCTGCGACTATCCTTGTCCAAAGTCTTCTACAAATCCCCTTCATGATGCTGGTATATACAACATGAGAAACGGGATGATCATGCCATTGCATTCAGGGAGTGCTGCAGTACCGCAACGCCAAGCTGGCCAGTGGGGTCTCACATGGTTTTTTCCTCCTAAAGTTGTATGA